Proteins from one Microbacterium faecale genomic window:
- a CDS encoding bifunctional metallophosphatase/5'-nucleotidase has translation MTRSIGVGAALATAGALFLTPQAALAAAEPDTTDIQILGINDFHGRLEADAFGGLAGAAGLVGAVRHFESENPNTLFVSAGDNIGASTFTSFIQQDEPTMQSLAVGGLDVSAVGNHEFDKGYADLTDRVQPFYQQFGEADGYGADLTLGANVYHAGTTDPALSEYAIREVDGVTIGFIGTVTAETASLVAPDGVAMLDFGDQVEAANRVAAAIDGDVDVTVLLAHSGAAVSGDDASVCEAIANEDSEFGALVRDATPEIDAIMSGHTHQGYPCTINDRPVVQGNDYGSTLSKLDLQVDAATNELISIAGSLVPLANDEGEPAFPIAEDIQAIVDDAVAVAAEEGNVPVGAISEDILRGGEVPGDDRGVESTMGNTVADVYLWATTEYGNYGGEPADIAVMNPGGLRDDLLFASSDVGEGDGVVTYAEAAAVQPFANTLTTSEMTGADIKLMLEQQWQPGDDGKLHLGISEGFSYEYAEDAAEGERIVSMTLNGAELAMDETYTVTTNSFIAAGGDNFTAFTQMPFRDTGLIDLEATVDFFAEHDLVEPSPMGRAIPAEEAEPEPEPEPSEEPEPQPSEEPGPDGDEGDGGDELAPTGGDTAWAFGFGAAFLLVAGVVLVARTRKA, from the coding sequence ATGACACGCAGCATCGGCGTCGGTGCCGCGCTCGCCACCGCGGGCGCGCTGTTCCTGACGCCGCAGGCCGCCCTGGCGGCGGCCGAGCCCGACACGACCGACATCCAGATCCTCGGAATCAACGACTTCCACGGGCGCCTCGAGGCCGACGCGTTCGGTGGGCTCGCCGGCGCCGCGGGACTCGTGGGCGCCGTGCGCCACTTCGAGTCGGAGAACCCCAACACGCTGTTCGTCTCCGCCGGCGACAACATCGGCGCCTCGACCTTCACGTCCTTCATCCAGCAGGACGAGCCGACGATGCAGTCGCTCGCCGTCGGAGGGCTGGACGTGAGCGCAGTCGGTAACCACGAGTTCGACAAGGGCTACGCCGACCTCACCGACCGCGTCCAGCCGTTCTACCAGCAGTTCGGCGAGGCCGACGGCTACGGCGCCGACCTCACGCTCGGCGCGAACGTCTACCACGCGGGCACGACCGACCCGGCGCTGAGCGAGTACGCGATCCGCGAGGTCGACGGCGTCACGATCGGCTTCATCGGCACCGTCACCGCCGAGACCGCCAGCCTCGTGGCCCCGGACGGGGTCGCGATGCTCGACTTCGGCGACCAGGTCGAGGCCGCCAACCGCGTCGCCGCCGCCATCGACGGCGACGTCGACGTGACGGTGCTGCTCGCGCACTCCGGAGCCGCGGTCTCGGGCGACGACGCCTCCGTGTGCGAGGCGATCGCGAACGAGGACAGCGAGTTCGGCGCGCTCGTGCGCGACGCGACCCCCGAGATCGATGCGATCATGTCGGGCCACACCCATCAGGGCTACCCCTGCACGATCAATGACCGCCCGGTCGTTCAGGGCAACGATTACGGATCCACGCTCTCGAAGCTCGACCTTCAGGTCGACGCCGCGACGAACGAGCTCATCTCGATCGCAGGATCCCTCGTGCCGCTCGCGAATGACGAGGGCGAGCCGGCCTTCCCGATCGCCGAGGACATCCAGGCGATCGTGGACGACGCCGTCGCCGTGGCCGCCGAGGAGGGCAACGTCCCCGTCGGCGCGATCAGCGAAGACATCCTGCGCGGCGGCGAGGTGCCCGGCGACGACCGCGGCGTCGAGTCGACGATGGGCAACACGGTTGCCGACGTCTACCTGTGGGCGACCACCGAGTACGGCAACTACGGCGGTGAGCCCGCCGACATCGCAGTCATGAACCCGGGCGGTCTGCGCGACGACCTGCTGTTCGCGTCCAGCGACGTGGGCGAGGGCGACGGCGTCGTGACCTACGCCGAGGCCGCCGCCGTGCAGCCGTTCGCGAACACGCTCACCACGAGCGAGATGACCGGCGCCGACATCAAGCTGATGCTCGAGCAGCAGTGGCAGCCAGGCGACGACGGGAAGCTGCACCTGGGCATCTCGGAGGGCTTCTCGTACGAGTACGCCGAGGACGCCGCCGAGGGCGAGCGCATCGTGTCGATGACGCTCAACGGCGCCGAGCTCGCCATGGACGAGACCTACACGGTCACGACGAACTCGTTCATCGCCGCGGGCGGCGACAACTTCACCGCCTTCACGCAGATGCCGTTCCGCGACACGGGTCTCATCGACCTCGAGGCCACGGTCGACTTCTTCGCTGAGCACGACCTTGTCGAGCCGTCGCCCATGGGTCGCGCGATCCCGGCCGAGGAAGCCGAGCCGGAGCCCGAGCCGGAACCTTCGGAGGAGCCCGAGCCGCAGCCGAGCGAGGAGCCCGGCCCCGACGGCGACGAGGGAGACGGTGGCGACGAGCTCGCGCCGACCGGTGGCGACACGGCGTGGGCCTTCGGGTTCGGCGCCGCCTTCCTCCTGGTCGCGGGCGTCGTGCTGGTCGCACGGACCCGCAAGGCCTGA
- the cofE gene encoding coenzyme F420-0:L-glutamate ligase, translating into MIRVWAPDGIGEITSGTDLATVIGDAFATDPLRSGDIVVVTSKIVSKAEGRFVTADDREDAITAETVRVVASRTNPETGRTTRIVENRLGIVSAAAGVDSSNTPEGTVLLLPEDPDASARAIALALRDRFDAEIGVLLSDTLGRPWRDGQIDCAIGAAGVHVFEDLRGSVDSQGRPLAVTLPCVADELCSAAELVKGKATGRPVAVVRGRGDLVGSLDLPGARTIPRTGPTDMFRKGYDEAYADGIAAASS; encoded by the coding sequence GTGATCAGAGTCTGGGCGCCGGACGGGATCGGCGAGATCACGTCCGGCACCGATCTCGCGACGGTCATCGGCGACGCGTTCGCGACGGATCCGCTGCGGTCGGGCGACATCGTCGTCGTCACAAGCAAGATCGTCTCGAAGGCCGAGGGGCGCTTCGTGACCGCCGACGACCGCGAGGATGCCATCACGGCAGAGACCGTGCGCGTCGTCGCCTCGCGCACGAACCCCGAGACCGGGCGCACGACACGCATCGTCGAGAACCGGCTCGGGATCGTCTCGGCTGCCGCCGGCGTCGACTCGTCGAACACCCCCGAGGGCACGGTGCTGTTGCTCCCCGAGGATCCCGATGCCTCGGCCCGCGCAATCGCCCTCGCCCTGCGCGACCGCTTCGACGCGGAGATCGGCGTGCTGCTGAGCGACACGCTCGGCCGCCCGTGGCGTGACGGACAGATCGACTGCGCGATCGGCGCGGCGGGCGTGCACGTGTTCGAAGACCTCCGCGGATCCGTCGACAGCCAGGGCAGGCCGCTCGCCGTGACGTTACCGTGCGTCGCCGACGAGCTGTGCTCCGCGGCGGAACTCGTCAAGGGGAAGGCGACCGGACGACCCGTCGCGGTGGTGCGTGGCCGCGGCGACCTCGTCGGATCCCTCGACCTCCCCGGAGCGCGGACGATTCCCCGCACCGGTCCCACCGACATGTTCCGCAAGGGCTACGACGAGGCGTACGCCGACGGCATCGCCGCGGCGAGTTCATAG
- a CDS encoding GNAT family N-acetyltransferase: MGTDTQLDVLVRPIRDVDAADMGRVHAKVWHETYDGMISSATLEAISPKRLADLWSNYADRGEEHRHAAALVDGEIVGFAASGPARDDDAPAPRELYFVYLLDSWHRKGIGRLLFDAVVDDGEPLYGWIAENYPGGTGFYLKRGFEIDGAKRTEPFLGETLTEIRFSR, encoded by the coding sequence ATGGGCACTGACACACAGCTCGATGTTTTGGTCCGACCCATCCGCGACGTCGATGCCGCGGACATGGGACGCGTGCACGCAAAGGTGTGGCACGAGACGTACGACGGAATGATCTCCAGCGCCACGCTCGAGGCGATCTCGCCGAAGAGGCTCGCCGACCTGTGGAGCAACTACGCGGATCGCGGGGAAGAACATCGCCACGCGGCGGCGCTCGTCGACGGCGAGATCGTCGGCTTCGCGGCCTCGGGCCCGGCGCGCGACGACGACGCTCCGGCCCCGCGGGAGCTCTACTTCGTCTACCTCCTCGACAGCTGGCACCGCAAGGGCATCGGCCGCCTCCTGTTCGACGCGGTCGTCGACGACGGCGAGCCGCTGTACGGCTGGATCGCGGAGAACTACCCCGGTGGCACCGGCTTCTACCTCAAGCGCGGCTTCGAGATCGACGGTGCGAAGCGCACCGAGCCGTTCCTCGGCGAGACGCTGACTGAGATCCGCTTCTCGCGGTGA
- the rocD gene encoding ornithine--oxo-acid transaminase — protein MTTEPHVARNYAPLDITVATAEGAWVTDLDGRQYLDMLAGYSALNFGHRNATLVQAAMEQLGRSTLTSRAFKTDQLEPFAAALAALCGKELVLPMNTGAEAVETGIKVARAWGYRVKGIAQDRAKIIVAENNFHGRTTTIVGFSSDEDARTDFGPFAPGFETVPFGDADAIEQAIDDDTAAVMIEPIQGEAGVIVPPEGYLRRVREITREKNVLFIADEIQSGLGRTGTTFACERESVEPDVYLLGKALGGGIVPVSAVVANEDVLGIIEPGQHGSTFGGNPLAAAVGHAVVDMLATGEWQQRARQLGEHLATRLDALVGSGVTGVRTVGLWAGIDIDPAAGTGREIGEKLLARGVLVKDTHGQTIRMAPPLTIRATEIDWAIEQLALVLGK, from the coding sequence ATGACCACTGAACCACACGTCGCCCGCAATTACGCGCCGCTCGACATCACGGTCGCCACCGCCGAGGGAGCGTGGGTGACCGACCTCGATGGTCGCCAGTACCTCGACATGCTCGCCGGCTACTCCGCACTGAACTTCGGCCACCGCAACGCCACCCTCGTGCAGGCGGCGATGGAGCAGCTCGGCCGATCGACGCTCACGAGCCGCGCCTTCAAGACCGACCAGCTGGAGCCCTTCGCGGCAGCGCTCGCCGCGCTGTGCGGCAAAGAGCTGGTGTTGCCGATGAACACGGGCGCCGAGGCCGTCGAGACCGGCATCAAGGTGGCGCGCGCCTGGGGCTACCGCGTCAAGGGGATCGCGCAGGACCGCGCGAAGATCATCGTCGCGGAGAACAATTTCCACGGCCGCACCACGACGATCGTCGGATTCTCGAGCGACGAGGACGCGCGCACCGACTTCGGGCCGTTCGCGCCCGGGTTCGAGACCGTGCCGTTCGGGGACGCCGACGCGATCGAACAGGCGATCGACGACGACACCGCGGCCGTCATGATCGAGCCGATCCAGGGCGAGGCCGGCGTGATCGTGCCGCCCGAGGGGTACCTACGTCGAGTGCGAGAGATCACGCGCGAGAAGAACGTGCTGTTCATCGCGGACGAGATCCAGTCGGGGCTGGGCCGCACGGGTACGACGTTCGCGTGCGAACGTGAGAGTGTCGAGCCGGACGTCTACCTCCTCGGCAAGGCGCTCGGCGGCGGCATCGTGCCCGTCTCGGCCGTCGTCGCGAACGAGGACGTGCTCGGCATCATCGAGCCCGGGCAGCACGGATCCACGTTCGGCGGAAACCCTCTCGCTGCAGCTGTGGGACACGCCGTCGTCGACATGCTGGCGACCGGGGAGTGGCAGCAGCGCGCGCGGCAGCTCGGTGAGCACCTCGCCACCCGGCTCGACGCGCTCGTCGGGAGTGGCGTCACCGGAGTGCGCACGGTCGGACTGTGGGCGGGCATCGACATCGATCCGGCCGCGGGAACCGGACGCGAGATCGGCGAGAAGCTGCTCGCGCGCGGCGTGCTCGTCAAGGACACCCATGGGCAGACGATCCGCATGGCGCCGCCGCTGACGATCCGCGCCACCGAGATCGACTGGGCCATCGAGCAGCTCGCGCTCGTGCTCGGCAAGTAG
- a CDS encoding nucleoside hydrolase-like domain-containing protein has protein sequence MKPVPRVIVTTDPELDDLNSMLRLLLYSNEIDIAALVYSASKFHYSGDPANGLAPYRWPAPGEKLHIDVAVDAYAEVYDNLVRHDSRYPHPAELRELVKVGNVKNVGDTSEATPGSDLVRDVLLADAPGQVFAQAWGGTNTIARALMSIEEEFSGTDRWEEIYALITDRTVITAFAEQDDTFADYIRPNWPDLEFRDVATVAWGYFAHSVVSERDKEYLSPQWMRANVSDVGPMGAEYRVWGDGKHMADGFDEGDYFGLTDPKKDELEAAGYVVWCPIQPAGAWLSEGDSSTFALHIDNGLRNWEHPSFGGWGGRQEPHPDDAHRWRSVGDTGLGLEGPLVDRGEVAQWFGAYQRDLAARLRWSVTPAYADANHAPRVEVQSALDRSVRAGETVELAFAATDPDGDDVRIRAYVDENASTSHAQIELGSAGATATVPADATTGSVVHVIVEATDSGEPMLTGYARFVLTVE, from the coding sequence ATGAAGCCCGTCCCTCGCGTGATCGTCACGACAGACCCTGAGCTCGACGACCTGAACTCGATGCTGCGGCTGCTGCTGTACAGCAACGAGATCGACATCGCTGCGCTCGTGTACTCGGCGAGCAAGTTCCACTATTCCGGCGACCCGGCGAACGGCCTCGCGCCGTATCGCTGGCCTGCTCCGGGCGAGAAGCTGCACATCGACGTCGCGGTCGACGCGTACGCAGAGGTGTACGACAACCTCGTGCGCCACGATTCCCGCTACCCGCACCCCGCCGAGCTGAGGGAGCTCGTGAAGGTCGGCAACGTCAAGAACGTCGGCGACACGAGCGAGGCGACACCGGGATCCGACCTCGTGCGAGACGTGCTGCTCGCCGACGCGCCGGGGCAGGTGTTCGCGCAGGCGTGGGGTGGCACCAACACCATCGCGCGCGCCCTCATGTCGATCGAGGAGGAGTTCTCCGGGACCGACAGGTGGGAGGAGATCTACGCGCTCATCACCGACCGCACGGTGATCACGGCCTTCGCGGAGCAGGACGACACGTTCGCGGACTATATCCGCCCGAACTGGCCTGATCTCGAATTCCGCGACGTCGCGACGGTGGCATGGGGATACTTCGCTCACAGCGTGGTGTCGGAGCGCGACAAGGAGTACCTGTCGCCGCAGTGGATGCGTGCGAACGTCAGCGACGTCGGCCCGATGGGCGCCGAGTACCGCGTGTGGGGCGACGGCAAGCACATGGCGGACGGCTTCGACGAGGGCGACTACTTCGGTCTGACGGATCCGAAGAAGGATGAGCTCGAGGCCGCCGGATACGTGGTGTGGTGCCCGATCCAGCCCGCCGGCGCGTGGCTGTCCGAGGGGGACAGCTCCACCTTCGCGCTGCACATCGACAACGGGCTGCGGAACTGGGAACACCCCTCGTTCGGCGGCTGGGGCGGCCGCCAGGAGCCGCACCCGGACGACGCGCACCGCTGGCGCAGTGTCGGCGACACCGGTCTCGGGCTCGAGGGGCCGCTCGTCGACCGCGGCGAGGTCGCACAGTGGTTCGGTGCGTACCAGCGCGACCTCGCCGCGCGACTGCGGTGGAGCGTGACGCCGGCGTACGCCGACGCGAACCACGCGCCGCGCGTGGAGGTACAGAGCGCGCTCGACCGTTCCGTGCGGGCGGGCGAGACCGTCGAACTCGCGTTCGCCGCGACGGATCCCGATGGCGACGACGTACGGATCCGCGCGTACGTCGACGAGAACGCCTCGACGTCGCACGCGCAGATCGAGCTCGGATCCGCGGGCGCGACCGCGACGGTCCCGGCCGACGCGACGACGGGATCCGTGGTGCACGTGATCGTCGAGGCGACGGACTCAGGGGAGCCGATGCTGACGGGGTACGCCCGTTTCGTGCTGACCGTCGAGTGA
- a CDS encoding sulfatase, giving the protein MTMRAIVLMFDSLNRRMIPPYAGDASRFPNFARLAKHTVAFENFYAGSMPCMPARREMHTARTNFLHRSWGPLEPFDDSVPEMLGRAGVHTHLASDHQHYWEDGGATYHTRYSTWEFFRGQEGDPWKGAVGTTDPRQNPIARMRTQDQVNRSYMATEADHVQTRTVDAGIEFIETNADADRWMLQLELFDPHEPFFAAERFRERGGITDGETFDWPPYRHVTEAETEVGQARESYLALLEMCDYSLGRVLDAMDEHGLWDDTMLIVNTDHGYMLGERGWWAKSTQPWYNELVHLPMFLWDPRTQRRGERDERVARTIDIPATLLDFFELEATPDMEGRSLTDVPQPQTALFGKHGDHVNITDGRYVYMRSAATAEGAPLEEFTLIPTHMRWRFSPDELRDWEPAEPFSFTKGLRTMRVAVATSWLGSWQQGTQLFDLATDPDQGDPIVDEDVELRMASLLVEAMRRNDAPSSQFERLGLPADGPVTTEHLLARAHRNRVLAQTDPRPRTDECVAADVLETPLLQALQDPRVRDVVRRHAPGLVDSELVELPPAATLMSIAGRAGIGREALLALDRDLTAALDLDDTSAALPR; this is encoded by the coding sequence ATGACGATGCGAGCGATCGTCCTCATGTTCGACAGCCTGAACAGGCGCATGATCCCGCCATACGCCGGCGACGCATCGCGATTCCCGAACTTCGCGCGACTCGCCAAGCACACGGTCGCGTTCGAGAACTTCTACGCGGGATCCATGCCGTGCATGCCCGCGCGACGCGAGATGCACACCGCTCGCACGAACTTCCTGCATCGCAGCTGGGGCCCGCTCGAGCCGTTCGACGATTCGGTTCCCGAGATGCTGGGACGCGCGGGGGTTCACACCCATCTGGCGAGTGACCACCAGCACTACTGGGAGGACGGCGGGGCGACCTACCACACGCGCTACAGCACGTGGGAGTTCTTCCGCGGACAGGAGGGCGACCCTTGGAAGGGCGCCGTGGGAACCACGGACCCTCGGCAGAACCCGATCGCCCGCATGCGCACGCAGGACCAGGTCAACCGCTCATACATGGCGACGGAAGCCGACCACGTCCAGACGCGGACGGTCGATGCGGGAATCGAGTTCATCGAGACGAACGCCGACGCCGATCGCTGGATGCTCCAGCTCGAGCTGTTCGATCCGCACGAGCCGTTCTTCGCGGCCGAGCGCTTCCGCGAGCGGGGCGGCATCACGGACGGCGAGACGTTCGACTGGCCGCCGTACCGCCACGTCACGGAGGCAGAGACGGAGGTCGGCCAGGCGCGTGAGTCGTATCTCGCCCTGCTCGAGATGTGCGACTACTCGCTCGGCCGCGTGCTCGACGCCATGGATGAGCACGGACTGTGGGACGACACGATGCTCATCGTGAACACCGACCATGGGTACATGCTCGGCGAACGCGGCTGGTGGGCGAAGTCGACACAGCCCTGGTACAACGAACTCGTTCACCTCCCGATGTTCCTGTGGGACCCGCGGACGCAGCGTCGCGGAGAGCGCGACGAGCGCGTCGCACGGACGATCGACATTCCTGCGACGCTGCTCGACTTCTTCGAGCTCGAGGCGACGCCGGACATGGAAGGTCGCTCCCTGACCGACGTGCCGCAGCCGCAGACCGCCCTGTTCGGCAAACACGGCGACCACGTCAACATCACGGACGGACGCTACGTGTACATGCGCTCGGCTGCCACGGCGGAGGGCGCTCCTCTCGAAGAGTTCACGCTCATCCCGACGCACATGCGCTGGCGCTTCTCCCCTGACGAACTCCGCGACTGGGAGCCGGCCGAGCCGTTCTCGTTCACGAAGGGCCTGCGCACCATGCGCGTGGCAGTGGCGACGTCGTGGCTCGGTTCGTGGCAGCAGGGCACGCAACTGTTCGACCTCGCGACAGATCCGGACCAGGGGGATCCGATCGTCGACGAGGACGTCGAACTGCGCATGGCGAGCCTCCTCGTCGAGGCGATGCGCCGGAACGACGCTCCGTCGAGTCAGTTCGAACGGCTGGGACTTCCTGCAGATGGCCCCGTCACGACTGAGCATCTGCTTGCGCGTGCCCACCGCAACCGCGTGCTCGCGCAGACGGATCCGCGCCCGCGGACGGACGAGTGCGTCGCGGCGGACGTTCTCGAGACCCCGCTGCTCCAAGCGCTGCAGGATCCCCGGGTCCGCGACGTCGTGCGGCGCCACGCGCCCGGGCTCGTCGACTCCGAGCTGGTCGAGCTGCCCCCGGCAGCAACGCTGATGTCGATCGCCGGACGCGCGGGCATCGGGCGCGAGGCGCTTCTCGCCCTCGACCGCGACCTCACCGCAGCGCTCGACCTCGACGACACTTCAGCCGCCCTGCCCCGGTAG
- a CDS encoding sulfatase family protein: MAHTAPNIVWISTHDINPHLGAYEGVWPDAEQVSTPRIDELAAQGVRFDQAFAAAPVCAPARSAIMTGCHPISIGTMHMRTKAVPPEDVRLVSEYFREAGYYTANNWFTDFQVETPPTAFDDCSDTAHWRDRPDGAPFFAAFHSLITHESRIYRDELYADETSALGDDERRDPDDVTFPPYHPDTTPFRTAWARYYDLIRAMDAWVGDILDQLEADGLAENTLVVFWSDHGASFPRAKRWANEAGLRVPLIVRWPGRIPAASVRDEVVQTMDLAPTMLAAAGLDVPEHMHGTPLFSANGDSLRAAEYAYGGRDRMDAQEDCVRTVRDVRYRYTLNMNPDRSGMQYNYYPDHLATWAEMRRLVHQEGEQLSLGQRPDVLTDLQRSVVAAGRPREELYDIAEDPHETRNLVDDPEFAQVRDRLRTALDEWRASVGDLGVLPESDLLERWRPGGARHTTATPVVSATGAELAATCATPGATVAWTTDPPAEAAPLTGIQEQSGSPKQDARRWRLFSGLFTPPSDADVWVGAWRLGYDPSTEVRVPATTKEA; encoded by the coding sequence ATGGCTCACACCGCCCCGAACATCGTGTGGATCTCGACGCACGACATCAATCCGCATCTCGGTGCGTATGAGGGCGTGTGGCCCGATGCCGAGCAGGTGTCGACGCCGCGGATCGACGAGCTCGCCGCGCAGGGCGTGCGCTTCGATCAGGCGTTCGCAGCCGCACCGGTGTGCGCGCCGGCGCGATCCGCGATCATGACCGGCTGCCACCCGATCTCGATCGGCACCATGCACATGCGCACCAAGGCGGTGCCGCCGGAGGACGTGCGCCTCGTGAGCGAGTACTTCCGCGAAGCCGGCTACTACACCGCGAACAACTGGTTCACCGACTTTCAGGTCGAGACGCCACCGACGGCCTTCGACGACTGCTCCGACACCGCGCACTGGCGGGATCGGCCGGACGGCGCCCCCTTCTTCGCCGCCTTCCACAGTCTGATCACGCACGAATCGCGCATCTATCGCGATGAGCTCTACGCCGACGAGACCTCGGCGCTCGGAGACGACGAGCGTCGCGACCCCGACGACGTGACGTTTCCGCCGTATCACCCGGACACGACGCCGTTCAGAACGGCTTGGGCGCGCTACTACGACCTGATCCGCGCCATGGACGCGTGGGTCGGCGACATCCTCGACCAGCTCGAGGCCGACGGGCTCGCGGAGAACACGCTCGTCGTGTTCTGGAGCGACCACGGCGCGAGCTTCCCGCGCGCCAAGCGTTGGGCGAACGAAGCGGGCCTGCGCGTCCCGCTGATCGTGCGCTGGCCCGGACGGATCCCGGCCGCCTCGGTTCGTGACGAGGTCGTGCAGACCATGGATCTCGCTCCGACGATGCTCGCCGCGGCGGGACTCGACGTCCCCGAGCACATGCACGGCACGCCCCTGTTCTCTGCCAACGGCGACTCGCTTCGCGCAGCCGAGTACGCGTACGGCGGACGGGACCGGATGGACGCGCAGGAGGACTGCGTGCGTACCGTTCGCGACGTGCGGTATCGCTACACCCTCAACATGAATCCGGATCGTTCGGGGATGCAGTACAACTACTATCCGGACCACCTCGCGACCTGGGCAGAGATGCGCCGCCTCGTTCACCAGGAGGGCGAACAGCTGTCGCTCGGGCAACGCCCCGACGTCCTCACAGACCTCCAACGCTCCGTCGTCGCCGCCGGTCGTCCGCGCGAAGAGCTGTACGACATCGCCGAGGATCCGCACGAGACGCGCAACCTCGTCGACGATCCCGAGTTCGCACAGGTGCGTGACCGCCTGCGAACGGCGCTCGACGAATGGCGCGCCTCCGTGGGCGACCTCGGAGTGCTGCCCGAGTCCGATCTGCTCGAGCGCTGGCGACCGGGCGGCGCCCGGCACACGACGGCGACGCCGGTGGTGTCGGCAACCGGAGCCGAGCTCGCAGCAACATGCGCGACGCCCGGTGCGACGGTCGCGTGGACCACGGACCCGCCGGCCGAAGCCGCCCCTTTGACCGGGATCCAAGAGCAGTCCGGATCGCCGAAGCAGGACGCCCGCCGCTGGCGACTGTTCAGCGGGCTCTTCACTCCCCCGAGCGACGCCGACGTCTGGGTCGGCGCCTGGCGCCTCGGATACGACCCCAGCACCGAAGTTCGCGTTCCTGCGACGACGAAGGAGGCATGA
- a CDS encoding ABC transporter substrate-binding protein, translating to MRVTRLITIAGATAAALVLASCSAGGSGTSGSGDGSPTKLTVGSLQEPTSWDPAQANEGHLAPIYQALYDPLVKREPDGTLSPMLATEWETSEDGLTLTFTLRTDVTFNDGTPFNAEAVKINLEHFMQANGPMAGNYSTVDSVEVVDDETVVLHLSEPDPELIYSLSNAGGYMASPASIEDGTIGDEPVGSGPYLLDQANSVVGSNISYERNPDYWGEELPYDEVEFKILTDETARLNALTSGQIDVASLNRAASAVQADSADLNTEESFSVNWGGLLFFDRSGELQPEFEDVRVREALAIAIDSEALVDVGWEGRGSVTTQVWGSDTGAYDDSLNDAYAYDPERARELLEEAGASDLAVTMPLSPVFEPVIYDAIIQNWQDIGVTVERQQWGPGEAIPSMQQGEVPVAFMTLAQRSDWGTVKFLIAEDAPWNALESTDPELQELMDGYQAASDEDRPGIAREMNEWIVDNFWFAPIMHPDTFIYWNDDVDVEVQVQQAVPSIYNFTPSGS from the coding sequence ATGCGAGTTACCCGACTCATCACGATCGCCGGAGCCACGGCGGCTGCCCTCGTGCTCGCCTCGTGCAGCGCGGGCGGATCCGGCACATCGGGGTCCGGAGACGGATCCCCGACAAAGCTGACCGTCGGATCCCTCCAGGAGCCGACGAGCTGGGACCCGGCCCAGGCAAACGAGGGGCACCTGGCACCGATTTATCAGGCGCTGTATGACCCGCTCGTCAAGCGCGAGCCGGACGGGACGCTGAGCCCGATGCTCGCGACCGAATGGGAGACGAGCGAAGACGGCCTCACGCTGACGTTCACGCTGCGCACCGACGTCACCTTCAATGACGGCACGCCGTTCAACGCCGAGGCCGTCAAGATCAACCTCGAGCACTTCATGCAGGCGAACGGCCCGATGGCCGGCAACTACTCGACCGTGGACAGCGTCGAGGTCGTCGATGACGAGACCGTCGTGCTCCACCTGTCAGAGCCCGACCCGGAGCTCATCTACAGCCTGTCGAATGCGGGCGGGTACATGGCGAGCCCGGCCTCGATCGAAGACGGCACCATCGGCGATGAGCCGGTCGGTTCCGGTCCTTACCTTCTGGATCAGGCAAACTCCGTCGTCGGATCGAACATCTCGTACGAGCGCAACCCCGACTACTGGGGTGAGGAGCTTCCGTACGACGAGGTCGAGTTCAAGATCCTCACGGACGAGACCGCCCGTCTCAACGCGCTGACGTCCGGCCAGATCGACGTGGCGTCGCTGAACCGCGCGGCGAGCGCCGTGCAGGCCGACTCGGCGGACCTCAACACGGAGGAGAGCTTCTCCGTCAACTGGGGCGGTCTGCTCTTCTTCGACCGCAGCGGCGAGCTGCAGCCCGAGTTCGAGGACGTCCGCGTGCGCGAGGCGCTCGCGATCGCGATCGACAGCGAAGCTCTCGTCGACGTTGGCTGGGAGGGACGAGGCAGCGTGACGACGCAGGTGTGGGGCAGTGACACCGGGGCGTACGACGACTCGCTCAACGACGCGTACGCCTACGACCCCGAGCGCGCGCGCGAGCTGCTCGAGGAGGCCGGTGCGAGCGACCTCGCGGTCACGATGCCGCTGAGCCCCGTCTTCGAGCCGGTGATCTACGACGCGATCATCCAGAACTGGCAGGACATCGGCGTCACGGTCGAGCGCCAGCAGTGGGGTCCAGGCGAGGCGATTCCGTCGATGCAGCAGGGCGAGGTCCCCGTCGCGTTCATGACGCTCGCGCAGCGCTCCGACTGGGGAACGGTCAAGTTCCTCATCGCGGAGGACGCCCCGTGGAACGCCCTGGAATCGACCGACCCCGAGCTGCAGGAGCTCATGGATGGGTACCAGGCGGCCTCCGACGAGGACCGGCCGGGGATCGCGCGCGAGATGAACGAGTGGATCGTGGACAACTTCTGGTTCGCGCCGATCATGCACCCCGATACGTTC